Proteins encoded in a region of the Pocillopora verrucosa isolate sample1 chromosome 11, ASM3666991v2, whole genome shotgun sequence genome:
- the LOC136284190 gene encoding uncharacterized protein, producing MTFFGLIIIQSVFLSAYLAKYEDKFSWHFMAFSFGPAVLAWLILLKLEWLYLGWLVRIWGLYIMALDLNIAMVVAFVGDKISKTESLSPNVLKAILCITPLLLLLLLNTGNLDDSQETYKETEIVSKLYLPMTVDLFDGVEMIDIVLEAREYDLGIPKAFSTTMFVLACISFVVLLSPWHMFETKVTTKGPIRRFRTSLYHNIVQIVFVNVPFLVFRARVSFMSGKDESIFITKNVIGIVLSILEIRNLFRDRYRVRPGDQGQQGDQGQQGDQGQ from the coding sequence ATGACTTTCTTCGGTCTGATAATTATACAGAGCGTGTTTCTATCTGCTTATCTCGCGAAGTATGAAGACAAATTCAGTTGGCATTTCATGGCATTTTCCTTTGGCCCAGCAGTTTTAGCTTGGCTTATTCTTCTAAAACTGGAATGGCTGTACCTTGGTTGGCTCGTTCGAATTTGGGGTCTTTATATTATGGCTTTGGATTTAAACATCGCAATGGTAGTAGCATTCGTCGGAGATAAAATCAGCAAGACCGAGTCTTTAAGTCCAAATGTATTGAAGGCGATACTGTGCATTACACCACTTCTGCTACTATTGTTGCTAAACACAGGCAATCTCGACGATTCACAAGAAACTTATAAAGAAACAGAGATTGTTTCCAAGTTGTATTTGCCCATGACTGTCGATCTGTTCGATGGAGTCGAGATGATAGATATCGTGTTAGAAGCAAGAGAGTACGACCTTGGAATACCCAAAGCATTCAGTACAACAATGTTCGTGTTGGCTTGCATCAGTTTTGTCGTGTTGCTATCTCCCTGGCACATGTTTGAAACTAAAGTCACCACAAAGGGACCGATACGTCGTTTCCGTACCTCGTTATACCACAATATTGTCCAAATAGTTTTCGTAAATGTACCATTCTTGGTTTTTCGTGCGAGGGTGTCCTTTATGTCTGGCAAAGACGAGTCTATCTTCATTACCAAGAATGTCATAGGAATAGTActttccattttggaaattcgtAATCTATTTCGAGATCGATATCGGGTCAGACCAGGAGACCAAGGACAGCAAGGAGACCAAGGACAGCAAGGAGACCAAGGACAGTAA